In the genome of Raphanus sativus cultivar WK10039 chromosome 4, ASM80110v3, whole genome shotgun sequence, one region contains:
- the LOC108855719 gene encoding cytochrome P450 76C4, with amino-acid sequence MDIITGQALFFFFCFILSCFLIFTTVRSRRSSHGAVTLPPGPPRLPIIGNMHLVGKNPHRSFAHLSETYGPVMSLKLGCLNTVVIASPNAAREVLRTHDQILSGRYWNEAVRSIDHHYFSVAWLHPSSPLWRLLRKISVTQLFSPQSIEATQALRMKKVQELINFVSECSDRKEAVDISRASFVTALNIISNILFSVDLGNYDSRRSSGFQEMVIGVMESIGNPDFANYFPFMRFLDMQGNRKKVKDCSERLFRVFRGLYDARVKGNSLRTDKKDVSSSDFLDALIDLNQGDEAEFDLNQIEHLLLDLFSAGTDTNSSTLEWAMAELLQNPKAMKKVQDEIDSAICQNGVVQESDISQLPYLQAVVKETFRLHPAAPLLLPRKAETDVEILGFLVPKDTQVLVNVWAVGRDPSRWENPNRFQPERFLGKETDVKGRDYELTPFGAGRRICPGLPLAVKIVPLMLASLLYSFDWKLSNGINPEDLDMDESFGLTLHKTNALHAVPVKKRVIS; translated from the exons ATGGACATCATCACAGGGCAAGCtctgttctttttcttttgctttatCCTATCATGTTTCCTTATCTTCACAACCGTAAGATCCAGAAGGAGCTCTCATGGAGCCGTAACGCTGCCTCCGGGACCTCCACGGTTACCCATCATCGGAAACATGCACCTTGTCGGAAAGAACCCACACCGCTCATTCGCCCACCTCTCGGAAACATATGGACCAGTCATGAGTCTTAAGCTTGGATGTTTAAACACAGTTGTCATAGCTTCACCAAACGCTGCACGAGAGGTTCTACGAACACACGACCAAATATTGTCTGGCCGTTACTGGAATGAAGCCGTGAGATCCATTGATCATCATTATTTTTCCGTCGCTTGGCTTCATCCATCGTCTCCTCTTTGGAG GCTGTTGAGGAAAATATCAGTTACTCAGCTGTTCTCACCCCAGAGTATCGAAGCCACCCAAGCTCTACGGATGAAGAAGGTGCAAGAACTTATCAACTTCGTGAGTGAATGCAGTGACAGAAAAGAAGCTGTGGATATTTCTCGTGCATCCTTCGTCACAGCCCTCAATATCATTTCAAATATTCTGTTTTCAGTCGACCTCGGAAACTACGACTCGAGGAGGTCCAGTGGCTTTCAGGAAATGGTGATTGGTGTCATGGAATCTATAGGAAATCCAGACTTTGCTAATTATTTCCCATTTATGAGATTTCTTGACATGCAAGGTAATAGAAAGAAGGTGAAGGACTGCTCGGAGAGGTTGTTTAGGGTTTTCAGAGGGTTATACGATGCTCGGGTCAAGGGAAACTCGTTGCGGACGGACAAGAAAGATGTTTCGAGCAGTGATTTTTTGGATGCGCTTATTGatctcaaccaaggagatgaAGCTGAATTCGACCTTAATCAGATCGAACACCTTCTTCTC GACCTGTTTTCAGCCGGCACAGACACAAACTCTAGTACCCTGGAATGGGCAATGGCAGAACTACTCCAAAACCCAAAAGCAATGAAAAAAGTTCAAGACGAGATCGATAGTGCGATATGCCAAAATGGTGTCGTCCAAGAGTCGGATATCTCACAACTGCCGTATTTACAAGCTGTGGTTAAAGAAACCTTCCGTCTCCATCCAGCTGCTCCACTTCTCCTCCCGCGGAAAGCAGAAACAGATGTGGAGATTCTTGGGTTTCTTGTGCCTAAAGACACCCAGGTTTTGGTGAACGTGTGGGCTGTTGGACGAGACCCGAGTAGGTGGGAGAATCCAAACAGGTTCCAACCAGAAAGGTTTTTGGGGAAAGAGACTGATGTGAAAGGCAGAGATTATGAGCTTACACCGTTTGGAGCAGGACGGAGAATCTGTCCCGGATTGCCTTTGGCTGTGAAGATAGTGCCTCTCATGCTTGCTTCTCTTCTCTATTCTTTTGATTGGAAGCTTTCAAACGGCATCAATCCTGAGGACTTGGACATGGACGAGAGCTTCGGCCTCACATTGCATAAGACCAATGCGTTGCATGCTGTGCCTGTCAAGAAACGAGTCATTAGTTGA
- the LOC108849510 gene encoding cytochrome P450 76C2, whose protein sequence is MEFILGQALLLLCFIISCFLIISTTRSRRKTFGAAAMPPGPPRLPIIGNIHLVGKNPHHSFANLSKTYGPIMSLKFGSLNTVIITSPEAAREVLRTHDQVLSWRSSTNTIRSINHHEFSFVWLPPSSARWRLLRKLSVTLLFSPQRIEATKALRVNKVKELVSFLNESSERDEPVDISRASFITALNIISNILFSVDLGSYDLKNSNEFQDAVIGVMEAIGNPDAANYFPFLGFLDMQGNRKAMKDSSEKLFRVFRGFIDAKIAKRSDKNAPSHDFVDALLELTKEDEVELNTNDFVHLLLDLFGAGTDTNSSTVEWGMAELLRNPKTMAKVQAEIDRVIGQKGFVEESDISELPYLQAVVKEVFRLHPAAPLLVPRKAESDVEVLGFMVPKDTQVLVNVWAIGRDPSVWENPTRFEPERFLGKETDVRGRDYELTPFGAGRRICPGLPLAVKIVPLMLASLLYSFEWKLPNGINPEDLDMDETFGLTLHKTNSLHAVPVKKRH, encoded by the exons atggaGTTCATCTTAGGACAAGCTCTACTCCTCCTTTGCTTTATCATATCATGTTTTCTTATCATCAGTACCACAAGATCAAGAAGGAAAACTTTTGGGGCAGCGGCTATGCCTCCTGGACCTCCACGGCTACCTATCATTGGAAACATTCACCTTGTTGGTAAAAACCCACACCATTCATTTGCCAATCTCTCAAAAACTTATGGACCAATCATGAGTCTTAAGTTTGGAAGCTTAAACACAGTAATCATAACTTCACCAGAAGCTGCAAGAGAAGTTTTAAGAACACATGACCAAGTTTTGTCTTGGCGCAGCTCCACTAACACGATACGGTCCATCAATCACCATGAGTTTTCCTTTGTCTGGCTCCCTCCATCGTCGGCTCGTTGGAG GCTACTGAGGAAACTGTCGGTGACTCTACTGTTCTCTCCGCAGCGTATCGAAGCTACGAAAGCCTTGAGGGTGAACAAAGTGAAGGAACTTGTGAGCTTCCTGAATGAAAGCAGCGAGAGAGATGAACCTGTTGATATTTCTCGTGCTTCATTCATCACAGCTCTTAATATCATATCCAACATTCTGTTTTCTGTCGATCTTGGTAGCTACGACTTGAAGAATTCCAATGAGTTTCAGGATGCGGTGATTGGTGTCATGGAAGCTATCGGAAACCCAGACGCTGCTAATTACTTTCCATTTCTGGGGTTTCTTGATATGCAAGGTAATAGGAAGGCCATGAAGGATTCCTCAGAAAAGTTGTTTAGGGTTTTCCGTGGGTTCATCGATGCAAAAATAGCAAAAAGATCCGATAAAAATGCTCCGAGCCACGATTTCGTGGATGCGCTTCTTGAGCTCACAAAAGAAGATGAAGTAGAGCTAAACACTAATGATTTTGTACACCTTCTCTTG GACCTCTTTGGAGCGGGCACGGACACAAACTCTAGTACTGTTGAATGGGGAATGGCAGAGTTACTTCGAAACCCTAAAACAATGGCAAAAGTTCAGGCTGAGATCGATCGTGTGATTGGTCAAAAAGGGTTTGTTGAAGAGTCTGACATCTCAGAACTACCGTATTTACAAGCAGTTGTGAAGGAAGTTTTTCGGTTACATCCAGCTGCTCCGTTACTCGTCCCACGGAAAGCAGAATCAGATGTGGAGGTTCTAGGGTTCATGGTGCCTAAAGACACTCAAGTTTTGGTGAACGTGTGGGCCATAGGACGAGATCCGAGTGTGTGGGAGAATCCAACCAGGTTTGAGCCGGAAAGGTTTTTAGGTAAAGAGACTGATGTGAGAGGTAGAGATTATGAGCTGACACCTTTTGGAGCTGGAAGAAGAATTTGTCCTGGATTGCCTTTGGCTGTGAAGATTGTGCCTCTCATGCTTGCTTCGCTTCTCTATTCTTTTGAATGGAAGCTTCCAAACGGCATCAATCCTGAAGACTTGGACATGGACGAGACCTTTGGTCTCACATTGCATAAGACCAACTCGTTACATGCCGTTCCCGTCAAGAAACGCCATTAA
- the LOC108848969 gene encoding cytochrome P450 76C4 isoform X1 produces the protein MDTMLGKTLFLLVCFILSCFFIISTTRYRRRKSLTAAATPPGPPRLPIIGNINLVGKDPHRSFANLSKTYGPVMSLKLGCLNTVVITSPEAAREVLRTHDQFLSNRGSNNSINSFNHQERSLVWLPSSSARWKLWRKLSATLLFSPQRMEATKDLRMKKVKDLLSFMSESSERKEAVDISRALFTTTLNIISSLLFSVDLGSYDRLKELNGFQDTVTGVMEAIGNPDAANYFPFLRFFDLQGNSKKVKDNIERLFRVFRGFIDAKIAEKTLRSNPKDVTDGDFLDALLHLTEGDEAEFNTNDIEHFLSDLFTAGTDTSSSTVEWAMAELLSNPKTMEKAQAEIDHVIGQKCIVQESDISELPYLQAVVKETFRLHPPAPLLVPRKAESDVEVLGYMVRKDTQVLINVWAIGRDPSVWENPSQFEPERFLGKEIDVKGRDYELTPFGGGRRICPGLPLAVKTVNLMLASLLHSFDWKLPKGINPEELDMDETFGLTLHKTNPLHAIPIKKRHPN, from the exons ATGGACACAATGTTAGGAAAAACTTTGTTTCTCTTAGTTTGCTTTATCTTATCATGTTTCTTTATCATCTCCACCACAAGATACAGACGAAGGAAATCTCTTACAGCAGCCGCGACGCCTCCAGGGCCTCCACGGCTACCCATCATCGGAAACATTAACCTTGTCGGAAAGGATCCACACCGCTCATTCGCCAACCTCTCGAAAACGTATGGACCAGTCATGAGTCTTAAGCTTGGATGTTTGAACACGGTGGTCATAACTTCACCAGAAGCTGCAAGAGAAGTTTTAAGAACACACGACCAATTCTTGTCTAATCGTGGCTCCAATAACTCGATAAATTCCTTCAATCACCAAGAGCGTTCCCTCGTCTGGCTTCCTTCTTCTTCGGCTCGTTGGAA ACTGTGGAGAAAATTGTCAGCGACTCTGCTCTTCTCTCCGCAGCGTATGGAAGCCACCAAAGATTTGAGGATGAAAAAGGTGAAAGATCTTTTAAGCTTCATGAGTGAAAGCAGCGAGAGAAAAGAAGCTGTCGATATTTCTCGTGCATTATTCACCACAACTCTTAATATCATATCGAGTCTTTTGTTTTCTGTCGATCTCGGTAGCTATGACCGATTGAAAGAGTTGAATGGGTTTCAAGACACGGTAACTGGTGTCATGGAAGCTATCGGAAATCCAGATGCTGCTAACTACTTTCCATTTCTGCGGTTTTTTGATCTGCAAGGTAATAGCAAGAAGGTGAAAGACAATATAGAGAGATTGTTTAGGGTTTTCCGTGGGTTCATCGACGCTAAAATAGCAGAAAAAACATTGCGGAGTAATCCTAAAGATGTCACAGACGGTGATTTTTTGGACGCGCTTCTCCATCTTACCGAAGGAGATGAAGCAGAGTTCAACACTAATGATATCGAACACTTTCTCTCG GACCTGTTCACGGCAGGCACAGATACAAGCTCTAGTACCGTTGAGTGGGCAATGGCAGAGTTACTTAGTAACCCTAAAACGATGGAGAAAGCTCAGGCGGAGATTGATCATGTGATAGGCCAAAAATGTATTGTTCAAGAGTCTGATATATCAGAATTGCCATATCTACAAGCGGTTGTGAAGGAAACTTTCCGGTTGCATCCGCCTGCTCCGCTACTAGTCCCTAGAAAAGCAGAATCCGATGTGGAGGTTCTTGGGTACATGGTCCGTAAAGATACTCAAGTTTTGATAAATGTGTGGGCCATAGGACGAGACCCGAGCGTATGGGAAAATCCGAGCCAGTTCGAGCCAGAAAGGTTTTTGGGGAAAGAAATTGATGTGAAAGGTAGAGATTATGAACTTACACCGTTTGGAGGCGGACGGAGAATTTGTCCGGGATTGCCTTTGGCTGTGAAAACTGTGAATCTCATGCTTGCTTCCCTTCTTCATTCCTTTGACTGGAAGCTTCCAAAGGGAATCAACCCTGAGGAATTGGACATGGACGAGACCTTTGGTCTCACATTGCATAAGACCAACCCGTTACATGCCATTCCCATCAAGAAGCGCCACCCTAATTAG
- the LOC108848969 gene encoding cytochrome P450 76C4 isoform X2, whose protein sequence is MDTMLGKTLFLLVCFILSCFFIISTTRYRRRKSLTAAATPPGPPRLPIIGNINLVGKDPHRSFANLSKTYGPVMSLKLGCLNTVVITSPEAAREVLRTHDQFLSNRGSNNSINSFNHQERSLVWLPSSSARWKLWRKLSATLLFSPQRMEATKDLRMKKVKDLLSFMSESSERKEAVDISRALFTTTLNIISSLLFSVDLGSYDRLKELNGFQDTVTGVMEAIGNPDAANYFPFLRFFDLQGNSKKVKDNIERLFRVFRGFIDAKIAEKTLRSNPKDVTDGDFLDALLHLTEGDEAEFNTNDIEHFLSAQIQALVPLSGQWQSYLVTLKRWRKLRRRLIM, encoded by the exons ATGGACACAATGTTAGGAAAAACTTTGTTTCTCTTAGTTTGCTTTATCTTATCATGTTTCTTTATCATCTCCACCACAAGATACAGACGAAGGAAATCTCTTACAGCAGCCGCGACGCCTCCAGGGCCTCCACGGCTACCCATCATCGGAAACATTAACCTTGTCGGAAAGGATCCACACCGCTCATTCGCCAACCTCTCGAAAACGTATGGACCAGTCATGAGTCTTAAGCTTGGATGTTTGAACACGGTGGTCATAACTTCACCAGAAGCTGCAAGAGAAGTTTTAAGAACACACGACCAATTCTTGTCTAATCGTGGCTCCAATAACTCGATAAATTCCTTCAATCACCAAGAGCGTTCCCTCGTCTGGCTTCCTTCTTCTTCGGCTCGTTGGAA ACTGTGGAGAAAATTGTCAGCGACTCTGCTCTTCTCTCCGCAGCGTATGGAAGCCACCAAAGATTTGAGGATGAAAAAGGTGAAAGATCTTTTAAGCTTCATGAGTGAAAGCAGCGAGAGAAAAGAAGCTGTCGATATTTCTCGTGCATTATTCACCACAACTCTTAATATCATATCGAGTCTTTTGTTTTCTGTCGATCTCGGTAGCTATGACCGATTGAAAGAGTTGAATGGGTTTCAAGACACGGTAACTGGTGTCATGGAAGCTATCGGAAATCCAGATGCTGCTAACTACTTTCCATTTCTGCGGTTTTTTGATCTGCAAGGTAATAGCAAGAAGGTGAAAGACAATATAGAGAGATTGTTTAGGGTTTTCCGTGGGTTCATCGACGCTAAAATAGCAGAAAAAACATTGCGGAGTAATCCTAAAGATGTCACAGACGGTGATTTTTTGGACGCGCTTCTCCATCTTACCGAAGGAGATGAAGCAGAGTTCAACACTAATGATATCGAACACTTTCTCTCG GCACAGATACAAGCTCTAGTACCGTTGAGTGGGCAATGGCAGAGTTACTTAGTAACCCTAAAACGATGGAGAAAGCTCAGGCGGAGATTGATCATGTGA
- the LOC108848342 gene encoding LOW QUALITY PROTEIN: receptor-like serine/threonine-protein kinase At2g45590 (The sequence of the model RefSeq protein was modified relative to this genomic sequence to represent the inferred CDS: inserted 2 bases in 2 codons; deleted 2 bases in 1 codon) gives MPSRLSPPDTPPTNNHHHSLHTPLPLILTGSLALTGALLIIITILLYRKLSRNRTAPSDLAPATSPQHYQCRRFSYSQLRRATNSFSDSSQLGHGGFGTVYRADLPSGTSLAVKVMDSSAGSLQGEREFHNELSLSSHLISSPHVVSLLGFSSDRRNRRLVLVYELMENRSLQDALLGLRCEELMDWRKRFEIATDVAKGMEFLHHCCDPPIIHGDVKPSNXLLDAGFRAKIGDFGLARVKSEALVVSSGGGNDETRVLIEEDDDDEKRKDVAVVVVEEEDNGSILEESESVITLFEEGNNAVSFSPENGCGSSVFTASPGPGLIQSPENCAVSVLTTASPGPALIPSPENCAVSVLTAASPGGAASVVLSPEKGSVTESCLEQMSVESKQQKAGSKRDWWWKQDSNGGGSRGGIETGSVKDYVMEWIGSEIKKESSNNNKGWIKNGDGSSPSSSSVSKKKKKKKRKPREWWKEEFCEELTRKKRKKKKKKRGLSSISSIDSWFHRDSDHHHNPTKRKKRNSIDWWVDGLSGDLKSVKKQSQDSGLWCDVNVQKSGGVSSTPSMRGTVCYIAPECGGGGGGGALSEKCDVYSFGVLXLVLVSGRRPLQVSASPMSEFERANLISWAKQLACHGNLLELVDKSIHSLEKEQAVLCVTIALLCLQRSPVKRPTMKEIVEMLTGASEPPHLPFEFSPSPPMGFPFKSRKKAR, from the exons ATGCCATCTCGCCTCTCTCCGCCAGATACTCCCCCGACCAACAATCACCACCACAGTCTCCATACCCCCCTTCCTTTAATCCTAACCGGTTCTCTCGCCTTAACCGGAGCTCTACTCATCATCATAACCATACTTCTTTACCGGAAACTCTCCCGTAACCGAACCGCTCCCTCAGATCTCGCCCCGGCGACCTCTCCCCAGCACTACCAATGCCGCCGCTTCTCCTACTCCCAGCTCCGCCGCGCGACGAACTCCTTCTCCGACTCATCCCAGCTCGGCCACGGCGGGTTCGGCACCGTCTACAGAGCCGATCTCCCTAGCGGGACCTCCCTCGCCGTCAAAGTCATGGACTCCTCCGCCGGGTCTCTCCAAGGCGAGCGCGAGTTTCACAAcgagctctctctctcctctcactTAATTAGTTCCCCGCACGTCGTCTCTCTCCTCGGATTCTCCTCCGACCGCCGTAACCGGAGGCTCGTCCTCGTCTACGAGCTCATGGAGAATCGGAGCTTGCAGGACGCGCTTCTCGGTCTCAGGTGCGAGGAGCTTATGGATTGGAGGAAAAGGTTTGAGATTGCGACGGATGTTGCCAAAGGGATGGAGTTTCTTCACCATTGCTGTGATCCTCCGATCATCCACGGAGATGTGAAGCCGAGTA GTCTTTTGGATGCTGGTTTCAGGGCAAAGATCGGAGATTTCGGTCTCGCGAGGGTAAAGTCTGAGGCTTTGGTGGTTAGTAGTGGTGGTGGGAACGACGAGACTAGGGTTCTGattgaggaagatgatgatgatgagaagagGAAGgatgttgctgttgttgttgttgaagaagaagataacgGGTCGATTCTCGAGGAGAGTGAGAGCGTGATCACTCTGTTCGAAGAGGGTAATAACGCCGTGAGTTTCTCGCCGGAGAATGGTTGTGGAAGTAGCGTTTTCACGGCGTCTCCGGGACCGGGGTTGATACAGTCGCCGGAGAATTGTGCCGTCAGCGTCTTGACGACGGCGTCTCCAGGACCGGCATTGATACCCTCGCCGGAGAATTGTGCTGTTAGCGTCTTGACA GCGGCGTCTCCGGGAGGAGCAGCATCGGTGGTACTATCTCCGGAGAAAGGGAGTGTGACTGAGAGCTGTTTGGAGCAAATGAGTGTGGAGAGTAAGCAGCAGAAAGCGGGTTCGAAGAGGGATTGGTGGTGGAAACAGGACAGCAACGGTGGTGGAAGCAGAGGAGGGATAGAGACAGGGAGTGTGAAAGACTACGTGATGGAGTGGATTGGGAGTGAGATTAAGAAAGAGAgtagcaacaacaacaagggATGGATCAAAAATGGTGATGggtcatcaccatcatcatcatcagtctctaagaagaagaagaagaagaagagaaagccTAGAGAGTGGTGGAAGGAAGAGTTTTGCGAAGAGCTGACtagaaagaagaggaagaagaagaaaaaaaagagagggtTAAGCTCGATCTCAAGCATTGACTCTTGGTTTCACAGAGACAGTGATCATCATCATAACCCTACCAAGAGGAAAAAGAGGAATAGTATAGATTGGTGGGTAGATGGGTTAAGCGGAGATCTAAAATCAGTTAAAAAACAGAGTCAAGATTCTGGTTTGTGGTGTGATGTGAATGTTCAGAAGAGCGGAGGAGTAAGCAGCACACCGAGTATGAGAGGTACGGTGTGCTACATTGCGCCGGAAtgcggtggtggtggaggaggaggtgcTTTGTCTGAGAAATGTGATGTTTATAGTTTTGGGGTTC CTTTGGTTCTTGTCTCGGGGAGACGGCCGTTGCAGGTGTCCGCATCGCCTATGTCGGAGTTTGAGAGGGCTAATCTGATATCATGGGCTAAGCAGTTGGCTTGTCACGGTAACTTGTTGGAGTTGGTTGATAAATCTATACATTCTTTGGAGAAAGAGCAAGCGGTTCTTTGTGTTACCATTGCGTTGCTCTGTCTGCAGAGATCTCCGGTTAAGAGACCGACGATGAAGGAGATTGTTGAGATGCTTACCGGTGCGTCTGAGCCACCGCATTTGCCGTTTGAGTTCTCACCGTCGCCGCCTATGGGGTTTCCATTTAAGTCAAGGAAGAAAGCACGGTGA
- the LOC108854877 gene encoding UTP:RNA uridylyltransferase 1, whose translation MAEGGGGDSPVPPSENNGGEYLLSLLHRRPNQQTNNTNPSIRPSPPPPQQQQQQSFAVDPAIAAVGPTVNSFTPSNWPSNGTPPPWPHASSSPPNFSPNLLGFPQFQQNPFTSNQFDGNQRESAEDAAYRLGFNGAVNHHSIQQSPPQRLVFGSFSGDATQSLNGGGGGFLNGSLNSSKDPNFPRLGSIGRGNWGPIGNNGRGGSKSTPPPPPPGFSSSQRGFDRDLGSRDGDRGMIGSSQRSHHDDRGMMGNFQRNHDDRGMMGGFQRNHDDRGMMGNFQRSHDDRGMLGSFQRSYDGRGMMGSSHMNHDNAKGEGSNVWDKSGVDLSAENDRLRRLSIQSEGRFNLSQQIDHPGPPMGKNLHSVSAADAQDSFSMLNKEARGGGGGGQYKEELGQLSKGKREGNGEIGPADEENESFGEDIVESVLVEDETDAKDGKKTSRTSREKESRMDTRGQWLLGQRLRNVKRYMACRNDIRRHDAPFIAVYKSLIPAEEELEKQKQLMAKLDNLVANEWPNAKLYLYGSCANSFGFPKSDIDVCLAIEDDDVNKSEMLLKLADILESNDFQNVQALTRARVPIVKLMDPVTGISCDICINNVLAVVNTKLLRDYSQIDGRLRQLAFIVKHWAKSRKVNETYQGTLSSYAYVLMCIHYLQLRSPPILPCLQEMEPTYSVRVDNIRCAYFDNVERLSTFGSSNRETIAELVWGFFNYWAYGHDYANTVVSVRTGSILGKREKDWTRRVGNDRHLICIEDPFETSHDLGRVVDKFSIRVLREEFERAAKIMHQDPNPSAKLFEPYVPGDNNNISIGQGHN comes from the exons atgGCGGAAGGTGGAGGAGGTGACTCTCCAGTTCCACCGTCAGAAAACAACGGCGGAGAGTATCTACTCTCCCTTCTACACAGAAGACCTAACCAGCAGACCAACAATACCAATCCATCGATCAGaccatctcctcctcctccccagcagcagcaacaacagtCGTTCGCTGTCGATCCAGCAATCGCAGCCGTTGGCCCAACCGTTAATTCTTTCACTCCGTCTAATTGGCCGTCCAACGGTACTCCTCCTCCTTGGCCGCACGCCTCATCATCGCCTCCCAACTTCTCGCCCAATCTGTTAGGGTTTCCTCAATTTCAGCAAAACCCTTTTACTTCAAACCAATTCGATGGGAATCAAAGAGAATCAGCAGAAGATGCTGCTTATAGATTAGGGTTTAATGGAGCTGTTAATCATCACTCGATTCAGCAGTCGCCGCCGCAAAGGCTTGTTTTTGGTTCTTTTTCGGGAGATGCTACTCAAAGCCttaatggtggtggtggtgggtttcTCAACGGGAGCCTCAACTCTagcaaagatccaaactttcCTCGTCTTGGGAGCATTGGGAGAGGGAACTGGGGTCCCATTGGTAATAACGGCAGGGGTGGTTCCAAGtctactcctcctcctcctcctcctggaTTCTCTAGTAGTCAACGAGGATTTGATAGAGATTTGGGAAGTAGGGATGGTGATAGAGGGATGATAGGTAGTTCACAGAGAAGTCATCATGATGATAGAGGAATGATGGGTAATTTCCAGAGGAATCATGATGACAGAGGGATGATGGGTGGTTTCCAGAGGAATCATGATGATAGAGGAATGATGGGTAATTTCCAGAGAAGTCATGATGATAGAGGGATGTTGGGTAGTTTCCAGAGAAGTTATGATGGTAGAGGAATGATGGGTAGTTCTCACATGAATCATGATAATGCAAAGGGCGAGGGTTCTAATGTATGGGATAAAAGTGGTGTTGATTTGAGTGCTGAGAATGATAGGTTAAGGAGATTATCTATCCAGAGTGAGGGAAGGTTCAATCTTAGCCAACAGATTGATCATCCTGGACCACCTATGGGTAAAAATCTGCATTCTGTATCGGCAGCTGATGCACAGGATTCGTTTTCGATGCTGAACAAGGAAGCTcgtggtggtggaggtggtggtcaATACAAAGAGGAATTGGGACAATTGAGTAAGGGAAAGAGGGAAGGCAATGGGGAGATTGGCCCTGCTGATGAAGAAAATGAGAGTTTTGGAGAAGATATTGTTGAGTCTGTATTGGTTGAAGACGAAACTGATGCCAAAGATGGGAAGAAAACTAGCAGGACTTCTCGCGAAAAG GAATCGAGAATGGACACTCGAGGTCAGTGGTTACTCGGCCAAAGGTTAAGAAATGTTAAAAGGTACATGGCATGCCGAAACGACATCCGCAGGCATGATGCACCTTTCATTGCTGTGTACAAGTCCCTGATTCCCGCAGAAGAGGAGCTGGAGAAGCAGAAACAACTAATGGCCAAGCTAGACAATCTAGTCGCCAATGAATGGCCTAACGCAAAGCTATATCTCTACGGGTCATGTGCCAACTCCTTTGGCTTTCCGAAGAGCGACATCGATGTTTGCCTTGCGATCGAAGACGATGATGTCAACAAATCAGAGATGCTGTTGAAACTTGCAGATATTTTGGAATCAAATGACTTCCAGAATGTTCag GCACTTACACGAGCTAGAGTTCCAATAGTGAAACTCATGGATCCTGTCACTGGGATATCGTGTGATATATGTATCAACAATGTGCTAGCTGTCGTGAACACAAAGCTCCTGCGGGACTACTCGCAGATAGATGGCCGTCTAAGGCAATTAGCTTTCATTGTCAAACACTGGGCGAAATCGAGAAAGGTCAATGAAACTTATCAAGGAACACTCTCCAGCTATGC GTATGTTCTTATGTGCATTCATTACTTACAACTACGTAGCCCACCAATCCTTCCTTGCTTACAG GAGATGGAGCCGACATACTCAGTTCGGGTTGATAATATCCGGTGCGCATACTTTGATAATGTTGAAAGACTGAGTACGTTCGGATCAAGTAACAGGGAGACCATAGCCGAGCTGGTGTGGGGATTTTTCAACTACTGGGCTTACGGGCACGACTATGCCAATACCGTTGTATCTGTCCGCACCGGTTCCATACTTGG GAAGCGAGAGAAGGACTGGACGAGGAGGGTTGGGAACGATAGGCACTTGATATGCATCGAGGATCCGTTTGAGACAAGCCATGATCTGGGTCGGGTTGTGGATAAGTTTAGTATCAGAGTGTTGAGGGAAGAGTTCGAGCGAGCTGCAAAGATTATGCATCAGGATCCTAACCCATCTGCCAAGCTATTCGAACCATATGTTCCTggagataataataatattagcaTTGGCCAAGGCCACAATTAA